The Panicum hallii strain FIL2 chromosome 9, PHallii_v3.1, whole genome shotgun sequence genome has a window encoding:
- the LOC112875411 gene encoding probable glucan 1,3-alpha-glucosidase: MDPPPRRLAAPLLLLLLLIAASSPAARAWKKDEFRNCNQTPFCKRARTRAPHSLDAPLSLAAGSLAVSPDGSISAELSHPSRPRPLVLRLSALPPHALRLQIDEDYSTATPPNRRFHVPDVLLPDIEARTLHLPEPKTAGGVSTVALSSDLDVVVKHDPFELTVRRARSGDPVLSFNSHGLFDFEPLRESKPEDETWEEHFRSHTDKRPRGPQSITFDVSFYGADFVYGLPEHGSTSLALRPTRGPGVEESEPYRLFNLDVFEYLHESPFGLYGSIPFMIGHGARASSGFFWLNAAEMQIDVLAQGWDGAATLENGRIDTLWMAEAGVIDAFFFVGSEPKDVVKQYVSVTGTPSMPQQFATAYHQCRWNYRDEADVDGVDAGFDEHDIPYDVLWLDIEHTDGKRYFTWDHSAFPNPEEMQRKIADKGRKMVTIVDPHIKRDSSFHLHQEATEKGYYVKDANGNDYDGWCWPGSSSYPDMLNPEIREWWADKFSYESYKGSTPTLYIWNDMNEPSVFNGPEVTMPRDALHYGDVEHRELHNAYGYYFHMATADGLLKRGEGKDRPFVLSRAFFAGTQRYGAVWTGDNSADWDHLKSSIPMVLTLGLTGLPFSGADVGGFFGNPEPDLLVRWYQVGAFYPFFRGHAHHDTKRREPWLFGERRTAIIREAIHVRYSLLPYFYTLFREASVTGIPVMRPLWLEFPDDKETYNNGEAFMVGPSLLAQGIYEEGQKSVSVYLPGKESWYDLRNGSPYKGSVSHKLQVLEDSIPSFQRGGTIVPRKDRFRRSSTQMVNDPYTLVIALNSSNAAEGELYVDDGKSYDYQQGAFIHRRFVFADNKLTSLNIAPDNLGKKKFTSDCVVERIIILGLRSGAKKAIIEPGNREVEIESGPISLRSGSSLVVPTIRRPNVRIVDDWTIRIA, from the exons ATGgatccgccgccgcggcggctaGCCGCCCcgctcctcctgctcctcctgctCATCGCCGCGTcctcccccgccgcgcgcgcgtggaagAAGGACGAGTTCCGCAACTGCAACCAGACGCCCTTCTGCAAGCGCGCGCGGACCCGCGCCCCGCACTCGCTCGACGCGCCgctctccctcgccgccggctccCTCGCCGTCTCCCCCGACGGCTCCATCTCCGCCGAGCTCTCCCACCCGTCCCGCCCGCGGCCCCTCGTGCTCCGCCTCTCCGCGCTGCCCCCGCACGCGCTGCGGCTCCAGATCGACGAGGACTACTCCACCGCCACGCCGCCGAACCGCCGGTTCCACGTCCCCGACGTCCTCCTCCCGGACATCGAGGCCCGCACGCTCCACCTCCCCGAGCCCAAGACCGCCGGAGGCGTCTCCACCGTCGCGCTCTCCTCCGACCTCGACGTCGTCGTCAAGCACGATCCGTTCGAGCTGACCGTCCGCCGAGCTCGGTCGGGCGATCCCGTGCTCTCCTTCAACTCCCACGGCCTCTTCGACTTCGAGCCTCTGCGGGAGTCGAAGCCGGAGGACGAGACCTGGGAGGAGCACTTCCGGAGCCACACGGACAAGCGTCCCCGCGGCCCGCAGTCGATCACCTTCGACGTCTCCTTCTATGGCGCCGACTTCGTCTACGGTCTCCCGGAGCACGGCTCCACCTCGCTCGCCCTCCGTCCCACTCGCGGCCCGGGGGTCGAGGAGTCCGAGCCGTACCGCCTCTTCAACCTCGACGTGTTCGAGTACCTCCACGAATCGCCCTTCGGACTGTATGGCTCGATCCCCTTCATGATTGGGCACGGTGCTCGGGCGTCGTCAGGTTTCTTCTGGCTCAACGCTGCGGAGATGCAGATCGACGTGCTTGCCCAAGGTTGGGATGGGGCCGCAACCCTGGAGAATGGGCGGATCGACACTCTCTGGATGGCTGAGGCTGGTGTCATTGATGCTTTCTTCTTTGTTGGTTCTGAGCCGAAGGATGTGGTGAAGCAGTATGTAAGTGTGACAGGCACACCCTCGATGCCACAGCAGTTTGCTACAGCGTATCACCAATGCCGGTGGAACTACCGAGATGAGGCAGATGTTGATGGAGTGGATGCTGGTTTTGATGAGCATGATATTCCATATGATGTGCTCTGGCTCGACATTGAGCATACTGATGGGAAGCGCTATTTTACATGGGACCATTCAGCCTTCCCCAACCCGGAGGAGATGCAGCGGAAGATAGCAGATAAGGGAAGGAAGATGGTGACCATCGTGGATCCCCATATCAAGCGGGACAGCTCGTTCCATCTCCACCAGGAGGCAACGGAGAAGGGGTACTATGTGAAAGATGCTAATGGGAATGACTATGACGGGTGGTGCTGGCCTGGATCATCATCGTATCCTGACATGCTGAACCCTGAGATACGTGAGTGGTGGGCTGACAAGTTCTCCTATGAAAGCTACAAGGGATCAACTCCAACACTGTACATTTGGAATGATATGAATGAGCCATCCGTCTTCAATGGCCCTGAG GTCACCATGCCTAGGGATGCGCTGCACTATGGAGATGTTGAACACCGAGAATTGCACAATGCATATGGGTACTACTTCCATATGGCTACTGCAGATGGGCTTCTCAAGCGAGGCGAGGGGAAAGACAGACCGTTCGTTTTGTCAAGGGCTTTCTTTGCTGGAACTCAACGATATGGTGCAGTTTGGACAGGCGACAACTCCGCGGACTGGGATCACCTCAAATCTTCTATTCCGATGGTTTTAACTCTTGGTCTTACTGGCTTGCCTTTCTCTG GTGCGGATGTTGGTGGATTCTTTGGAAATCCAGAACCTGACCTATTGGTGCGTTGGTACCAAGTAGGAGCCTTTTATCCTTTCTTTAGGGGTCACGCTCATCATGACACCAAGAGACGTGAGCCATGGTTATTCGG AGAGCGAAGAACTGCCATCATAAGGGAGGCAATTCATGTGCGATATTCATTGTTGCCCTACTTCTACACGCTGTTCAGAGAGGCTAGTGTAACTGGAATTCCTGTCATGCGTCCTTTATGGTTAGAATTCCCTGATGACAAAGAAACATATAACAATGGTGAGGCGTTTATGGTGGGGCCAAGCCTTTTAGCTCAAGGAATATATGAAGAG GGACAGAAATCAGTGTCCGTCTACCTTCCTGGGAAGGAGTCATGGTATGACTTAAGGAATGGATCTCCATACAAGGGAAGCGTGTCACACAAGCTACAAGTTCTAGAAGATAGCATTCCCAGCTTCCAAAGGGGTGGCACAATTGTGCCAAGAAAGGATAGATTCAGGCGCAGTTCCACTCAGATGGTGAACGATCCATACACCCTG GTGATAGCCCTCAATAGCTCAAATGCTGCTGAAGGCGAACTTTATGTGGATGATGGGAAAAGTTATGATTACCAGCAAGGGGCATTCATCCATCGCCGCTTTGTATTTGCAGACAATAAGCTAACTTCATTGAATATTGCACCTGATAATTTGGGCAAGAAGAAATTTACAAGCGACTGTGTGGTTGAAAGAATTATAATCCTCGGCTTACGATCGGGAGCAAAGAAGGCTATTATTGAGCCTGGAAACCGAGAAGTGGAAATTGAATCAGGTCCGATTAGTTTAAGGAGTGGTTCTAGCCTGGTTGTGCCAACAATCCGGAGGCCCAATGTTCGCATTGTGGACGATTGGACGATAAGGATAGCTTAA
- the LOC112877248 gene encoding uncharacterized protein LOC112877248, which translates to MAAAANGADDHELPIFHPSPPCAHYYVQSPSAASHTLSHPASESMALILSPFPNLHHDADDARPSRDGRDHDHDHEEASRLTLSRYSSSRGSNSSFPAGDKKPGRRRQVLRVLSGRSSGGVRGDDDADGEAQRSGAWRYVKLDPEAPCCCIAFQVAWRVAASAALALLVFVLATRPRHPGVSFRVGRVQRFALGEGLDASGVETSFLNCNSSVDMVVENHSKVFTLRVRPPLLEMSFGRFVFATSQARLALAHPSSPSIS; encoded by the coding sequence ATGGCAGCTGCGGCCAATGGCGCGGACGACCATGAGCTGCCGATCTTCCACCCGTCCCCTCCGTGCGCGCACTACTACGTGCAGAGCCCCTCCGCGGCGTCGCACACGCTCAGCCACCCAGCGTCCGAGTCCATGGCGCTCATCCTCTCCCCGTTCCCCAACCTCCACCACGACGCCGACGACGCCCGCCCCTCCCGCGACGGCCGCGACCACGACCACGACCACGAGGAGGCCTCGCGACTCACCCTGTCCCGCTACTCCTCCTCCCGCGGCTCCAACAGCTCCTTCCCCGCCGGCGACAAGAAGCCCGGCCGACGGCGGCAGGTgctgagggtgctgtcggggCGCTCATCGGGCGGCGTccgcggcgacgacgacgcggACGGCGAGGCCCAGCGGAGCGGGGCGTGGCGGTACGTGAAGCTGGACCCGGAGGCCCCCTGCTGCTGCATCGCGTTCCAGGTGGCGTGGCGGgtggcggcgagcgcggcgctGGCGCTGCTCGTCTTCGTCCTGGCCACTAGGCCGCGGCACCCCGGGGTGTCCTTCAGGGTCGGCAGGGTCCAGCGGTTTGCGCTGGGCGAAGGCCTGGACGCCTCGGGCGTCGAGACCAGCTTCCTCAACTGCAACTCCTCCGTCGACATGGTGGTCGAGAACCACTCCAAGGTCTTCACCCTGCGcgtccgcccgccgctgctcgaGATGTCCTTCGGCCGCTTCGTCTTCGCAACCTCGCAGGCACGCCTCGCACTCGCACACCCCTCGTCTCCATCGATCAGCTAG
- the LOC112877247 gene encoding pentatricopeptide repeat-containing protein At4g38010-like: MIRSRGGDVVSWTKRVSALARSGRAAEAVAAFSRMDAAPNALTLASVLPACAALRSLGAGRAVHGFWLRRGGAPGANLIVDNAVLDVYAKCGALGSARRLFDGMPERDVRSWTAMVWGLARGGSPHDAVGMFRAMLSDGGGGGAAPNEATVVSVLHAVARTGSLACGEALHSYALKRGLAGEQVVGNALINAYAKCGDARMAFRAFGELPEKDLVSWGTVTMAMAMNGRCSEALLLLSLMLRRGVRPDGAVFLALLSACCHAGLADQALLFLDAMTRVYGIAPGKEHYTCALDACRRAGRLDKFEEIVSQMPVEYDQQVLGVYYASASEWRARGVAGVGGEQLWERFLGGEVDAGGGMYTLMSKSLADAGRWEDACAVRERMIAKRIEKDVACTWSY, translated from the coding sequence ATGATCCGCTCGCGCGGCGGGGACGTGGTGTCATGGACGAAGCGCGTCTCGGCGCTGGCGCGGAGCGgccgcgcggcggaggcggtcgcGGCGTTCTCCCGGATGGACGCGGCGCCGAACGCGCTGACGCTCGCGAGCGTGCTCCCGGCGTGCGCGGCCCTGCGGAGCCTCGGCGCGGGGCGGGCCGTCCACGGGTTCTGGCTCCGCCGCGGGGGCGCGCCCGGCGCGAACCTCATCGTGGACAACGCCGTGCTGGACGTGTACGCCAAGTGCGGGGCGCTGGGCAGCGCGCGCCGCCTGTTCGACGGAATGCCGGAGCGGGACGTGCGCTCCTGGACCGCGATGGTGTGGGGGCTCGCGAGGGGCGGCAGCCCCCACGACGCCGTGGGGATGTTCCGGGCGATGCTctcggacggcggcggcggcggggccgcgcCGAACGAGGCCACCGTCGTCAGCGTCCTGCACGCCGTGGCGCGCACGGGCTCGCTGGCCTGCGGCGAGGCGCTGCACTCGTACGCGCTCAAGCGAGGCCTCGCCGGCGAGCAGGTCGTCGGCAACGCGTTGATCAACGCCTACGCCAAGTGCGGGGACGCCCGGATGGCGTTCAGGGCGTTCGGCGAGCTCCCGGAGAAAGACCTGGTATCCTGGGGTACCGTCACCATGGCCATGGCCATGAACGGCCGGTGCAGCGaggcgctgctgctgctctcgCTGATGCTGCGCCGCGGGGTACGGCCGGACGGCGCGGTGTTCCTGGCGCTGCTCTCTGCTTGCTGCCACGCCGGGCTGGCAGACCAGGCGCTGCTGTTCCTGGACGCCATGACAAGAGTGTACGGGATCGCGCCGGGGAAAGAGCACTACACGTGCGCGCTCGACGCGTGCCGCCGAGCCGGGCGGCTTGACAAGTTCGAGGAAATTGTAAGCCAGATGCCGGTGGAATACGACCAGCAGGTGCTTGGAGTGTATTACGCCTCTGCAAGTGAGTGGCGAGCCAGAGGCGTTGCCGGCGTCGGAGGTGAGCAGCTCTGGGAGCGGTTTCTCGGCGGAGAAGTGGACGCCGGCGGGGGCATGTACACGCTCATGTCCAAGTCGCTGGCTGATGCAGGGAGATGGGAGGATGCATGTGCTGTCAGGGAGAGGATGATTGCAAAAAGGATAGAGAAGGATGTTGCATGTACTTGGAGTTATTAA
- the LOC112877246 gene encoding pentatricopeptide repeat-containing protein At1g09900-like isoform X3 — protein MPFRPTRPRRCPHERKLTSFLAAVASLSDPLKPSPSLPAGAVPAAPTPTAYNALMSAYSRAGRPDEVLRLFRSLPFQPTAPLFTTLISSLADSGRHRAARAAFSSLLVSGLPPTTSVLTALLKAHRTASVESVYHVFSDFLAAMAAAGCTADAAVYNCLISALCDFRRVDEASGVLDLMLDNHIWPTIRSYTTILRGYCEQGRILEAERLVDTMIEVGCPPDVITYSVLIEGLCSVGEFGKVERVLGESEEMGWTPNSVTYTIYMSALCRMGFSDEAFRQVDIMWSRGVSMTVETVNILFDCLCRDSRFSEAVCLLEYSGELGWEVDVFCYNTLMSRLCEVGDFARVLKLLVDLIKKGIGPDMFSFTIAIRSLCGAGKFQVAKYLLDNEAMAYDVVAFNTLMHGLCMVGDLHGVIEIYVDMTSRNVIPNNFTIAMVIDSLCKQKKFLTAINFLLEPSIEYLVPCHESLGKCLVLDLESSRKCLVPDHFVRLTNWLVKAKGLGYVLILLLCWNASPTSKQHKSASDASNAKSSLLSHPP, from the exons atGCCCTTCCGCCCCACGCGCCCGCGACGCTGCCCCCACGAACGCAAACTCACCTCCTTCCTAGCTGCCGTCGCCTCCCTCTCCGACCCCCTCAAACCGTCGCcatcgctgcccgccggcgcaGTGCCTGCAGCTCCCACCCCCACCGCTTACAACGCCCTCATGTCCGCCTActcccgcgccggccgcccCGACGAGGTCCTCCGCCTCTTCCGCTCCCTCCCCTTCCAGCCCACCGCCCCGCTCTTCACTACCCTCATCTCCTCCCTCGCGGACTCCGgccgccaccgcgccgcgcgcgccgcctttTCCTCCCTTCTCGTCTCCGGCCTCCCGCCCACGACCTCCGTCCTCACCGCGCTGCTCAAGGCCCACCGAACCGCCTCAGTTGAATCTGTGTACCACGTCTTCTCGGACTTCTTGGCCGCTATGGCCGCCGCGGGCTGCACCGCCGACGCCGCTGTGTACAACTGCCTCATTTCGGCGCTCTGTGACTTCCGGCGGGTCGATGAGGCCTCGGGCGTCCTTGACCTCATGCTAGACAACCACATCTGGCCCACTATTCGCTCCTACACCACGATCTTGCGCGGGTACTGTGAGCAAGGCAGGATTCTCGAGGCAGAGAGGTTAGTTGACACCATGATCGAAGTAGGGTGTCCGCCGGATGTCATCACATACAGCGTGCTCATAGAGGGGCTTTGTAGTGTAGGGGAATTCGGCAAGGTGGAAAGGGTTTTAGGAGAGAGTGAGGAGATGGGGTGGACGCCAAATTCTGTCACCTATACTATATACATGTCTGCCCTGTGCAGAATGGGATTCTCAGATGAGGCATTCCGTCAAGTAGATATTATGTGGAGCAGAGGAGTGTCCATGACAGTTGAGACAGTTAATATTCTCTTTGATTGCTTGTGCCGAGACTCGAGGTTTTCTGAAGCAGTGTGCTTGCTGGAATACAgcggagagctgggctgggagGTTGATGTGTTCTGCTATAACACACTGATGAGTAGGCTCTGCGAGGTTGGTGATTTTGCTAGGGTCTTGAAGCTATTGGTTGATCTTATAAAGAAGGGCATTGGGCCAGATATGTTCAGTTTTACTATTGCAATCCGGAGCCTCTGTGGGGCTGGGAAGTTTCAGGTGGCAAAGTACCTACTGGATAATGAGGCAATGGCATATGATGTTGTGGCATTCAATACTTTGATGCATGGATTATGCATGGTTGGGGATTTACATGGAGTGATAGAAATTTATGTGGACATGACCAGTAGGAATGTTATTCCAAATAACTTTACCATTGCTATGGTAATCGACAGTTTATGCAAACAGAAGAAGTTTCTTACAGCAATCAATTTTCTTCTTGAACCATCGATAGAATATTTGGTTCCTTGTCATGAATCTTTGGGCAAATGTTTGGTTCTTGATCTTGAATCTTCAAGAAAATGTTTGGTTCCAGATCATTTCGTTCGCCTGACTAATTGGTTGGTAAAAGCAAAAGGATTGGGATATGTACTGATCCTTCTCC TATGCTGGAATGCCTCTCCAACCAGCAAACAACATAAGTCAGCCAGTGATGCAAGTAATGCAAAATCTAGTTTGCTGTCTCATCCTCCCTAA
- the LOC112877246 gene encoding pentatricopeptide repeat-containing protein At1g09900-like isoform X2 codes for MPFRPTRPRRCPHERKLTSFLAAVASLSDPLKPSPSLPAGAVPAAPTPTAYNALMSAYSRAGRPDEVLRLFRSLPFQPTAPLFTTLISSLADSGRHRAARAAFSSLLVSGLPPTTSVLTALLKAHRTASVESVYHVFSDFLAAMAAAGCTADAAVYNCLISALCDFRRVDEASGVLDLMLDNHIWPTIRSYTTILRGYCEQGRILEAERLVDTMIEVGCPPDVITYSVLIEGLCSVGEFGKVERVLGESEEMGWTPNSVTYTIYMSALCRMGFSDEAFRQVDIMWSRGVSMTVETVNILFDCLCRDSRFSEAVCLLEYSGELGWEVDVFCYNTLMSRLCEVGDFARVLKLLVDLIKKGIGPDMFSFTIAIRSLCGAGKFQVAKYLLDNEAMAYDVVAFNTLMHGLCMVGDLHGVIEIYVDMTSRNVIPNNFTIAMVIDSLCKQKKFLTAINFLLEPSIEYLVPCHESLGKCLVLDLESSRKCLVPDHFVRLTNWLVKAKGLGYVLILLRKIHSKVCWNASPTSKQHKSASDASNAKSSLLSHPP; via the exons atGCCCTTCCGCCCCACGCGCCCGCGACGCTGCCCCCACGAACGCAAACTCACCTCCTTCCTAGCTGCCGTCGCCTCCCTCTCCGACCCCCTCAAACCGTCGCcatcgctgcccgccggcgcaGTGCCTGCAGCTCCCACCCCCACCGCTTACAACGCCCTCATGTCCGCCTActcccgcgccggccgcccCGACGAGGTCCTCCGCCTCTTCCGCTCCCTCCCCTTCCAGCCCACCGCCCCGCTCTTCACTACCCTCATCTCCTCCCTCGCGGACTCCGgccgccaccgcgccgcgcgcgccgcctttTCCTCCCTTCTCGTCTCCGGCCTCCCGCCCACGACCTCCGTCCTCACCGCGCTGCTCAAGGCCCACCGAACCGCCTCAGTTGAATCTGTGTACCACGTCTTCTCGGACTTCTTGGCCGCTATGGCCGCCGCGGGCTGCACCGCCGACGCCGCTGTGTACAACTGCCTCATTTCGGCGCTCTGTGACTTCCGGCGGGTCGATGAGGCCTCGGGCGTCCTTGACCTCATGCTAGACAACCACATCTGGCCCACTATTCGCTCCTACACCACGATCTTGCGCGGGTACTGTGAGCAAGGCAGGATTCTCGAGGCAGAGAGGTTAGTTGACACCATGATCGAAGTAGGGTGTCCGCCGGATGTCATCACATACAGCGTGCTCATAGAGGGGCTTTGTAGTGTAGGGGAATTCGGCAAGGTGGAAAGGGTTTTAGGAGAGAGTGAGGAGATGGGGTGGACGCCAAATTCTGTCACCTATACTATATACATGTCTGCCCTGTGCAGAATGGGATTCTCAGATGAGGCATTCCGTCAAGTAGATATTATGTGGAGCAGAGGAGTGTCCATGACAGTTGAGACAGTTAATATTCTCTTTGATTGCTTGTGCCGAGACTCGAGGTTTTCTGAAGCAGTGTGCTTGCTGGAATACAgcggagagctgggctgggagGTTGATGTGTTCTGCTATAACACACTGATGAGTAGGCTCTGCGAGGTTGGTGATTTTGCTAGGGTCTTGAAGCTATTGGTTGATCTTATAAAGAAGGGCATTGGGCCAGATATGTTCAGTTTTACTATTGCAATCCGGAGCCTCTGTGGGGCTGGGAAGTTTCAGGTGGCAAAGTACCTACTGGATAATGAGGCAATGGCATATGATGTTGTGGCATTCAATACTTTGATGCATGGATTATGCATGGTTGGGGATTTACATGGAGTGATAGAAATTTATGTGGACATGACCAGTAGGAATGTTATTCCAAATAACTTTACCATTGCTATGGTAATCGACAGTTTATGCAAACAGAAGAAGTTTCTTACAGCAATCAATTTTCTTCTTGAACCATCGATAGAATATTTGGTTCCTTGTCATGAATCTTTGGGCAAATGTTTGGTTCTTGATCTTGAATCTTCAAGAAAATGTTTGGTTCCAGATCATTTCGTTCGCCTGACTAATTGGTTGGTAAAAGCAAAAGGATTGGGATATGTACTGATCCTTCTCCGTAAGATACATTCTAAAG TATGCTGGAATGCCTCTCCAACCAGCAAACAACATAAGTCAGCCAGTGATGCAAGTAATGCAAAATCTAGTTTGCTGTCTCATCCTCCCTAA
- the LOC112877246 gene encoding pentatricopeptide repeat-containing protein At1g09900-like isoform X1, whose amino-acid sequence MPFRPTRPRRCPHERKLTSFLAAVASLSDPLKPSPSLPAGAVPAAPTPTAYNALMSAYSRAGRPDEVLRLFRSLPFQPTAPLFTTLISSLADSGRHRAARAAFSSLLVSGLPPTTSVLTALLKAHRTASVESVYHVFSDFLAAMAAAGCTADAAVYNCLISALCDFRRVDEASGVLDLMLDNHIWPTIRSYTTILRGYCEQGRILEAERLVDTMIEVGCPPDVITYSVLIEGLCSVGEFGKVERVLGESEEMGWTPNSVTYTIYMSALCRMGFSDEAFRQVDIMWSRGVSMTVETVNILFDCLCRDSRFSEAVCLLEYSGELGWEVDVFCYNTLMSRLCEVGDFARVLKLLVDLIKKGIGPDMFSFTIAIRSLCGAGKFQVAKYLLDNEAMAYDVVAFNTLMHGLCMVGDLHGVIEIYVDMTSRNVIPNNFTIAMVIDSLCKQKKFLTAINFLLEPSIEYLVPCHESLGKCLVLDLESSRKCLVPDHFVRLTNWLVKAKGLGYVLILLRKIHSKGLALDVFLFNSLVRIFCWEGYCKHENFYEVSFILDSMLECLSNQQTT is encoded by the coding sequence atGCCCTTCCGCCCCACGCGCCCGCGACGCTGCCCCCACGAACGCAAACTCACCTCCTTCCTAGCTGCCGTCGCCTCCCTCTCCGACCCCCTCAAACCGTCGCcatcgctgcccgccggcgcaGTGCCTGCAGCTCCCACCCCCACCGCTTACAACGCCCTCATGTCCGCCTActcccgcgccggccgcccCGACGAGGTCCTCCGCCTCTTCCGCTCCCTCCCCTTCCAGCCCACCGCCCCGCTCTTCACTACCCTCATCTCCTCCCTCGCGGACTCCGgccgccaccgcgccgcgcgcgccgcctttTCCTCCCTTCTCGTCTCCGGCCTCCCGCCCACGACCTCCGTCCTCACCGCGCTGCTCAAGGCCCACCGAACCGCCTCAGTTGAATCTGTGTACCACGTCTTCTCGGACTTCTTGGCCGCTATGGCCGCCGCGGGCTGCACCGCCGACGCCGCTGTGTACAACTGCCTCATTTCGGCGCTCTGTGACTTCCGGCGGGTCGATGAGGCCTCGGGCGTCCTTGACCTCATGCTAGACAACCACATCTGGCCCACTATTCGCTCCTACACCACGATCTTGCGCGGGTACTGTGAGCAAGGCAGGATTCTCGAGGCAGAGAGGTTAGTTGACACCATGATCGAAGTAGGGTGTCCGCCGGATGTCATCACATACAGCGTGCTCATAGAGGGGCTTTGTAGTGTAGGGGAATTCGGCAAGGTGGAAAGGGTTTTAGGAGAGAGTGAGGAGATGGGGTGGACGCCAAATTCTGTCACCTATACTATATACATGTCTGCCCTGTGCAGAATGGGATTCTCAGATGAGGCATTCCGTCAAGTAGATATTATGTGGAGCAGAGGAGTGTCCATGACAGTTGAGACAGTTAATATTCTCTTTGATTGCTTGTGCCGAGACTCGAGGTTTTCTGAAGCAGTGTGCTTGCTGGAATACAgcggagagctgggctgggagGTTGATGTGTTCTGCTATAACACACTGATGAGTAGGCTCTGCGAGGTTGGTGATTTTGCTAGGGTCTTGAAGCTATTGGTTGATCTTATAAAGAAGGGCATTGGGCCAGATATGTTCAGTTTTACTATTGCAATCCGGAGCCTCTGTGGGGCTGGGAAGTTTCAGGTGGCAAAGTACCTACTGGATAATGAGGCAATGGCATATGATGTTGTGGCATTCAATACTTTGATGCATGGATTATGCATGGTTGGGGATTTACATGGAGTGATAGAAATTTATGTGGACATGACCAGTAGGAATGTTATTCCAAATAACTTTACCATTGCTATGGTAATCGACAGTTTATGCAAACAGAAGAAGTTTCTTACAGCAATCAATTTTCTTCTTGAACCATCGATAGAATATTTGGTTCCTTGTCATGAATCTTTGGGCAAATGTTTGGTTCTTGATCTTGAATCTTCAAGAAAATGTTTGGTTCCAGATCATTTCGTTCGCCTGACTAATTGGTTGGTAAAAGCAAAAGGATTGGGATATGTACTGATCCTTCTCCGTAAGATACATTCTAAAGGTCTTGCATTAGATGTCTTCTTATTTAATTCACTGGTTAGGATATTTTGCTGGGAAGGTTACTGTAAGCATGAGAACTTTTATGAAGTTTCTTTTATACTTGACAGTATGCTGGAATGCCTCTCCAACCAGCAAACAACATAA